In one Silene latifolia isolate original U9 population chromosome 10, ASM4854445v1, whole genome shotgun sequence genomic region, the following are encoded:
- the LOC141607238 gene encoding uncharacterized protein LOC141607238, translated as MRRVREKLDGYYGIDMDSAGRSRGLAFMWKKEFDCSFVSASMHHMDFRVREGEKEWRVTGFYGWPDVSDRHLSWDLLRLLNGQSSLPWLCIRDFNEILYSTEMKGGSRAQWQMNNFQAAVDFCGLRDVAWEGYAFTYDNGQAGDNNRQRMIDRAMCSEAWLEMFPYAKNFHLDREWSDHASLKLIFYRREIGGKTRSRFRFEQVWVGEEGCEEAVCRGVEKGQGDLVSTIQACAKELQAWKKISIGKTNRALETKHRQLTRLNEGDRSDVAVQKRRKLIAEIAGLYKQEEQYWRQRSRALWLKDGDRNTKFFHSKAGERKRKNYIPLLIDDDGRECIGNEEVAKLVVDYFEGLFKSDEPTNFNEVLLGLEGRVTDRMNRLLRMDYREEEVVEALN; from the coding sequence ATGAGGAGGGTAAGAGAGAAACTTGATGGGTACTATGGGATTGATATGGATAGTGCTGGGAGGTCGAGAGGTCTTGCTTTCATGTGGAAAAAAGAATTCGACTGTTCTTTTGTGTCGGCCTCTATGCACCACATGGATTTTCGTGTACGTGAGGGGGAGAAAGAGTGGAGAGTGACGGGTTTTTATGGGTGGCCAGATGTGTCAGACAGACATCTTTCATGGGATTTACTTCGGCTGCTAAACGGACAATCTTCGCTACCATGGCTTTGCATAAGAGATTTTAATGAAATTTTGTACTCTACAGAGATGAAAGGTGGAAGTCGGGCACAATGGCAGATGAATAATTTCCAAGCAGCTGTCGATTTTTGTGGGTTAAGAGACGTGGCATGGGAAGGTTATGCTTTTACTTACGATAATGGCCAAGCTGGAGATAACAATAGACAGAGAATGATTGACCGCGCTATGTGCTCTGAGGCGTGGTTAGAAATGTTTCCGTATGCAAAGAATTTTCATCTTGACAGGGAATGGTCGGACCACGCTTCGCTGAAGCTGATTTTTTATAGACGTGAGATAGGAGGGAAAACGAGAAGCAGGTTCCGATTTGAGCAAGTTTGGGTTGGAGAGGAGGGGTGTGAGGAGGCCGTGTGTCGAGGTGTGGAAAAGGGGCAGGGGGATTTGGTCTCCACGATTCAGGCATGTGCGAAGGAGCTCCAAGCTTGGAAGAAAATTAGCATTGGCAAGACTAACCGGGCTCTGGAGACGAAACATAGACAATTGACTCGTTTAAATGAAGGAGATAGGTCAGATGTTGCGGTTCAAAAACGGAGGAAATTAATTGCGGAAATTGCAGGTTTATACAAGCAAGAAGAGCAATATTGGCGGCAACGCTCTAGAGCTTTATGGCTGAAAGATGGGGACCGAAATACAAAATTTTTCCATTCCAAAGCAGGGGAAAGAAAGCGTAAGAATTATATACCTCTTCTTATTGATGATGATGGGCGAGAATGCATAGGGAACGAGGAGGTAGCGAAGTTGGTTGTGGATTATTTTGAGGGGCTTTTTAAGTCAGATGAGCCAACAAATTTTAACGAGGTGCTGCTGGGTTTGGAAGGGAGGGTCACAGACAGGATGAACCGACTGCTGCGGATGGattatcgcgaagaggaagttgtgGAGGCCCTTAATTAG